A window of Bradyrhizobium sp. AZCC 1610 contains these coding sequences:
- a CDS encoding ABC transporter substrate-binding protein: MKIWRMAATAAALLLSLPAPVQAQTTLRIGLAEDPDILDPSMARTYVGRIVFASFCDKLFDIDEKLNIVPQLALSHETSGDGKEVTIKLRPGVKFHDGEAFTAEAAKFSLERHLTFPGSFRKPELAAVDHIDVVDPLTIKLTLKAPYSPLVAQLTDRAGMMVSPKAAKEAGDKFGLRPVCAGPYKFVERVQQDRMVFEKFADYWNKDKIHIDRIVYLPLVDATVRLANLKSGGLDLIERVLATDLKEVQSDPKLKLSSAIELGYQGVTLNVGKDKAKAPLSQSAKVRQALDLSLDRDAISQVVSNGEFKPGNQWVNPDHPYYQKAFPIPKRDVAKAKALLKEAGITTPISIDFMVSKGAETEAAAQVIQSMAAETGFDMKLRVTEFATSLKQAEAGEYQAYLLAWSGRIDPDGNSYVFQKTDAPQNYSGWSNKEADKALDDGRLVTDQAQRKAIYEKLAKIVLEEKPLLYIYHRRILIAHTTKLDGYKQMPDGLVRVVGLKLK; this comes from the coding sequence ATGAAAATCTGGCGTATGGCAGCAACGGCGGCAGCTCTCCTGCTGTCGCTTCCGGCACCCGTTCAGGCCCAGACGACGCTTCGCATCGGGCTCGCCGAGGATCCAGATATCCTCGACCCGAGCATGGCGCGGACTTACGTGGGCCGCATCGTGTTCGCATCGTTCTGCGACAAGCTGTTCGACATCGACGAAAAGCTCAACATCGTGCCGCAGCTCGCGCTGAGCCACGAAACTTCGGGCGACGGCAAGGAAGTCACCATCAAGCTCAGGCCCGGCGTCAAGTTTCACGACGGCGAGGCCTTCACTGCGGAGGCTGCAAAGTTTTCGCTGGAGCGCCATCTGACATTTCCGGGCTCGTTCCGAAAACCGGAACTGGCAGCCGTCGATCATATCGATGTCGTCGATCCCCTCACCATCAAGCTGACACTGAAGGCGCCCTATTCGCCGCTGGTCGCACAGCTCACCGATCGCGCCGGGATGATGGTGTCGCCCAAGGCGGCCAAAGAGGCCGGCGACAAGTTCGGACTGCGACCGGTTTGCGCCGGTCCCTACAAGTTCGTCGAACGCGTGCAGCAGGACCGCATGGTGTTCGAAAAATTCGCCGATTACTGGAACAAGGACAAAATCCATATCGACCGCATCGTCTACCTGCCTCTGGTGGATGCGACGGTGCGCCTTGCCAATCTGAAATCCGGCGGCCTTGATCTGATCGAACGCGTGCTCGCGACAGACCTCAAAGAGGTGCAGTCGGATCCGAAACTCAAATTGTCCAGCGCGATCGAGCTCGGCTATCAGGGCGTGACGCTGAATGTCGGCAAGGACAAGGCCAAGGCGCCGCTCAGCCAATCCGCCAAAGTGCGACAGGCGCTCGACCTCTCGCTCGACCGCGACGCGATCAGCCAAGTGGTGTCCAACGGCGAGTTCAAGCCCGGAAACCAGTGGGTCAACCCCGATCATCCCTATTACCAGAAGGCCTTTCCGATACCGAAACGCGACGTCGCCAAGGCCAAGGCGCTGCTGAAGGAAGCGGGCATCACGACACCGATCAGCATCGACTTCATGGTGTCAAAGGGAGCAGAAACCGAAGCAGCCGCCCAGGTGATTCAGTCGATGGCGGCGGAGACGGGTTTCGACATGAAGCTCAGGGTCACCGAGTTCGCGACGTCATTGAAGCAGGCCGAGGCTGGAGAATATCAGGCCTATCTGCTGGCCTGGAGCGGCCGGATCGATCCGGACGGCAATTCCTACGTCTTCCAGAAGACCGACGCACCGCAGAACTACAGCGGCTGGTCCAACAAGGAAGCCGACAAGGCGCTCGATGACGGGCGTCTTGTGACGGATCAGGCACAGCGCAAGGCGATCTATGAAAAACTGGCGAAGATCGTGCTCGAGGAAAAGCCACTGCTTTACATCTACCATCGCCGCATCCTGATCGCGCATACCACCAAGCTCGATGGCTACAAGCAGATGCCGGACGGGCTGGTGCGCGTGGTCGGGCTGAAGCTGAAGTGA
- a CDS encoding ABC transporter ATP-binding protein, with translation MTALLEVEGLVKHFVAARSVFGRPTAYIKAVDGVSFTVEAGKTLALVGESGCGKSTVSRLVLRLIEPDAGTVRFEGRDLGALGANKLRAFRRDAQIIFQDPYASLNPRMTVSQILTEPLALHDLVPSPRRRQRVEELLRLVGLEPRFARRYPHEFSGGQRQRIAIARALAVEPKLIICDEPVSALDVSIRSQILNLLRDLQDRLGLAYIFVSHDLAVVKHIADRVAVMNLGGIVETAAADALFAAPRHPYSRALLSAIPVPKPQAKRGRIVLEGEMPSALNPPSGCRFHTRCPYVVERCRTEVPLLLADGTGHATACHRTAELPAPENIVPADGGFSPVLEKLVAAFSGGTEGAGRAGVDISGTPTVSVQS, from the coding sequence ATGACCGCCCTTCTCGAAGTCGAAGGCCTGGTGAAGCATTTCGTCGCCGCGCGGTCGGTGTTCGGCCGACCCACCGCCTATATCAAAGCGGTCGACGGCGTCAGCTTTACCGTCGAGGCCGGCAAGACGCTGGCGCTGGTCGGCGAATCCGGCTGCGGCAAATCCACGGTGAGCCGGCTGGTGCTGCGGCTGATCGAGCCGGATGCCGGAACAGTGCGCTTCGAAGGCCGCGATCTCGGCGCGCTTGGCGCCAATAAGTTGCGCGCTTTCCGCCGCGACGCGCAGATCATTTTCCAGGACCCCTATGCGTCGCTCAACCCGCGTATGACTGTCAGCCAGATCCTCACCGAGCCGCTGGCGCTGCACGATCTGGTGCCGTCACCGCGCCGGCGCCAGCGAGTTGAAGAATTGCTGCGGCTGGTCGGGCTGGAGCCACGCTTTGCCCGCCGCTATCCGCATGAATTTTCCGGCGGCCAGCGCCAGCGCATCGCGATTGCGCGGGCGCTCGCGGTGGAGCCGAAACTGATCATCTGCGACGAGCCAGTATCCGCGCTCGACGTCTCGATCCGCTCGCAAATCCTCAATTTGTTGCGCGACCTGCAGGACCGGCTCGGCCTCGCCTACATCTTCGTTTCACACGATCTTGCGGTCGTGAAGCACATTGCCGACCGCGTCGCCGTGATGAATCTCGGCGGCATCGTTGAGACCGCGGCCGCCGACGCGCTATTTGCCGCACCCCGGCATCCCTATAGCCGCGCGCTGCTGTCGGCGATCCCCGTACCCAAGCCGCAGGCCAAACGCGGCCGCATCGTGCTGGAGGGCGAGATGCCGAGCGCGCTCAATCCGCCCTCCGGCTGCCGCTTCCATACCCGCTGCCCCTATGTCGTCGAGCGCTGCCGCACCGAGGTTCCGCTACTGCTCGCCGACGGCACAGGGCACGCCACCGCCTGTCACCGCACCGCGGAATTGCCGGCGCCCGAGAATATCGTGCCGGCCGATGGCGGCTTTTCGCCGGTGCTGGAAAAATTGGTCGCCGCCTTCAGCGGTGGCACGGAAGGTGCAGGCCGCGCCGGGGTTGATATATCGGGAACACCGACGGTTTCAGTGCAATCGTAG
- a CDS encoding ABC transporter ATP-binding protein: MTAGPLIDIEGLRVVFHGDDGRTTHAVDSVDLSVANGATLGLVGESGCGKSVTSLAIMGLLSKHSAEVSGSIRFDGFDLLDVPDETLRDLRGNRLAMIFQEPMTSLNPSFTIGDQIIETILRHRGGSRRQARERAIELLRRVHISSPDKRIDEYPHKLSGGMRQRVMIAMALACDPRLLIADEPTTALDVTLQAQILDLMRELKAASGAAIILITHDLGVVAEVCDEVAVMYAGEIVERAPVDELFANPQHPYTVGLLGSIPRLGRRAAHLATIEGMVPNMANPPSGCRFAARCPFVIETCVAAPPPLAIVSTGHTSRCIRAPLERLVS, from the coding sequence ATGACCGCGGGCCCGCTCATCGATATCGAAGGCCTGCGCGTGGTCTTCCACGGCGACGATGGCCGCACCACGCACGCGGTCGACAGCGTCGATCTCAGCGTCGCCAATGGCGCGACGCTCGGCCTTGTCGGTGAATCCGGCTGCGGCAAGAGCGTAACGTCGCTGGCGATCATGGGGTTGTTGTCAAAGCATTCTGCCGAAGTCTCCGGCTCGATCCGCTTCGACGGCTTCGACCTGCTGGATGTGCCTGACGAAACCCTGCGCGACCTGCGCGGCAACCGGCTCGCGATGATTTTTCAGGAGCCGATGACTTCGCTCAATCCGAGCTTTACCATCGGCGACCAAATCATCGAGACGATTCTGCGCCATCGCGGCGGCTCACGGCGGCAGGCGCGCGAGCGCGCCATCGAGCTGCTGCGCCGCGTCCACATCTCCTCGCCCGACAAGCGGATCGACGAGTACCCGCATAAGCTCTCCGGCGGCATGCGCCAGCGCGTGATGATCGCGATGGCGCTGGCCTGCGACCCGCGCCTCCTGATCGCGGACGAACCGACCACGGCGCTGGACGTGACGCTGCAAGCGCAGATTCTCGACCTGATGCGGGAGCTCAAGGCCGCTAGCGGGGCTGCGATCATTCTGATCACCCACGATCTCGGCGTGGTTGCCGAGGTCTGCGACGAGGTCGCGGTGATGTATGCCGGCGAGATCGTCGAGCGCGCGCCGGTCGACGAGCTCTTCGCCAATCCGCAGCATCCCTACACCGTCGGCCTGCTCGGCTCGATCCCGCGGCTCGGCCGCCGCGCCGCGCATCTGGCGACCATCGAGGGCATGGTGCCGAACATGGCAAACCCGCCGTCCGGCTGCCGTTTTGCTGCGCGCTGTCCCTTTGTCATCGAGACCTGCGTGGCTGCGCCGCCGCCGCTGGCCATCGTGAGCACGGGCCACACCTCGCGCTGTATCCGGGCGCCGCTGGAACGGCTGGTGTCATGA
- a CDS encoding DUF1028 domain-containing protein, producing MTWSIIARDPLTGQIGIAVATRFFAVGARVPHIAPGIGGVATQALVNPYYGIDGVKLLREGRSPREVIDTLIAADDGRACRQLHVMDIKGRVAAHTGSECVDWCGHIQGDGFSLAGNMLAGAAVLDDTAQAYLANAKLLFAQRLIVAMKAGEAAGGDKRGKQSAALLIHGEEEWSDLDLRVDDHTDPLAELDRLEQVSRERWVHFRPFLPTRKNPAGITDRAVIDARIEAATAGKA from the coding sequence ATGACATGGTCGATCATCGCGCGCGATCCCCTCACCGGCCAAATCGGCATCGCGGTTGCGACCAGGTTTTTCGCGGTCGGCGCACGTGTGCCGCATATCGCACCCGGCATCGGCGGTGTCGCGACGCAGGCGCTGGTCAATCCGTATTACGGTATCGATGGCGTCAAGCTGTTGCGCGAGGGGCGCAGCCCTCGCGAGGTTATCGATACGCTGATTGCCGCCGATGACGGCCGCGCGTGCCGGCAACTGCATGTCATGGATATCAAGGGCCGCGTCGCTGCACATACCGGCAGCGAATGCGTCGATTGGTGCGGCCACATTCAGGGCGACGGCTTCTCTCTTGCCGGCAATATGCTGGCGGGCGCCGCCGTGCTCGACGACACCGCGCAGGCTTATCTCGCCAACGCCAAACTGCTCTTCGCGCAACGGCTGATCGTGGCCATGAAGGCCGGCGAAGCCGCCGGCGGCGACAAGCGCGGCAAGCAATCCGCGGCGTTGCTGATCCATGGCGAGGAGGAATGGTCCGACCTCGACCTGCGCGTCGACGACCATACCGATCCGCTTGCCGAACTCGATCGGCTGGAACAGGTGAGCCGCGAGCGCTGGGTGCATTTCCGCCCGTTCCTGCCGACGCGGAAGAACCCGGCCGGGATCACGGACCGCGCGGTCATTGATGCGCGCATCGAAGCGGCGACGGCGGGCAAGGCATGA